A part of Ooceraea biroi isolate clonal line C1 chromosome 10, Obir_v5.4, whole genome shotgun sequence genomic DNA contains:
- the LOC105286193 gene encoding probable Dol-P-Man:Man(7)GlcNAc(2)-PP-Dol alpha-1,6-mannosyltransferase isoform X2, which produces MYYLSRPLPNIMAMPLVLLALFGWLRQNHVIFIWSSAAAIIIFRTELAILLGLFLLYDIANQKLSMLRLFRIAVPAGMLFLALTVATDSIFWRRLVWPEGEVFYFNAILNKSSEWGTSPFLWYFYSALPRGLALSYFLIPLGIFLDARVRVLTVPAITFVILFSFLPHKELRFIIYVFPLLNVSAAAACHRIWENRAKTTWNGFLALVVLGHLVLNTVFSLFLLCVAGSNYPGGLAIARLHRLERDSIEPVHVHIDVLTAQTGVSRFTQTNSSWIYSKQENLTIDDPKMLQFTHLLMEARSKYSPNIKPYLKTYDIIDSVDGFSHIALNYNMLPPIKIKTKPSIFIMKRKSNIKYDPSKAKARVAMEDFPEQIDNTENIELKLSHETAKIMEPMLEDIQESEEFEGPEETGEHERSDVETDQINGITEEEIKKIDNFANVDMTLSVENTTEISDIDEPLSSLKTEEEEEFDYQENSKDVTDFNNVKSDETFGETKIEKGKMIKERSKNSLNPHQENHGIKGMVKKIIQEKMLEVRQKREVNEREIMERIIKSMMEMRTGTIDEPGVMKKGLEETSVYTDKSKEPTKDESKQKVIRTKNVTWKVDKIKVRKPVVLEQTAKDKYTTMEQKEDVMDRTMKKNAKIESIRDRINTDSSTKPINVRESIRNIINQFKEFENDFIRDDTDSTPVDDMSDANRIQKESREKTDNAMTDHFAEAEDQLVIKDAKKSLKEILDQFRQIKHELTSGEDDQFDEIAAHYLEWPIAETLLKFSEALKSLMQRRKKTPLHERENNFYDDESRTTVSENQEKLMTEETTQTATEYAKTAQTVENDHKNEKSKMTGIKPKDTQESDIANGPMHDSNVVSNANKYVDTLTSTEDVSLNAQRYNHDILNNVNKADTMKKESSQKNGENSQTD; this is translated from the exons ATGTACTATCTCAGTCGTCCATTGCCAAACATAATGGCTATGCCTCTAG TGTTACTGGCCTTATTTGGATGGTTGAGACAAAATCATGTGATATTTATCTGGTCATCAGCTGCagcgataataatattcagaACAGAACTCGCCATACTCTTGGGACTATTTCTTTTATACGACATAGCCAATCAGAAACTTTCTATGCTaag acTATTTAGAATTGCGGTTCCAGCTGGTATGTTGTTCTTAGCACTTACTGTTGCTACAGATTCAATATTCTGGAGACGCTTAGTGTGGCCAGAAGGCGAAGTGTTTTATTTCAACGCTATTCTTAATAAGAGCAGTGAATGGGGT ACATCGCCATTTTTATGGTACTTTTATTCGGCATTACCGAGAGGTCTAGCACTTTCATACTTTTTAATTCCTCTCGGCATATTCTTGGATGCTCGAGTTCGTGTGCTCACTGTTCCTGCTATCACATTCgtcatattattttcatttttaccaCATAAAGAATTGAGGTttatcatatatgtatttccGCTATTAAATGTGAGTGCAGCCGCTGCCTGCCACAGGAT ATGGGAAAACAGAGCAAAAACAACGTGGAATGGTTTTTTAGCGCTAGTGGTCTTGGGTCATCTCGTATTAAATACTGTATTCTCCTTGTTTTTACTATGCGTGGCTGGTTCTAATTATCCTGGAGGTCTGGCAATTGCTCGACTACATCGACTTGAGAGAGACTCGATCGAACCAGTACACGTGCATATTGACGTGCTGACTGCGCAAACAGGAGTGTCAAGATTCACGCAAACCAACAGTTCTTGGAT TTATTCGAAACAAGAGAACCTGACTATTGATGATCCTAAGATGCTGCAGTTTACTCATCTTCTGATGGAGGCAAGAAGCAAATATTCTCCAAATATAAAACCTTATCTCAAAACCTATGATATTATCGATTCTGTCGATGGGTTCTCGCATATAgcattaaattataacatgTTACCtcctattaaaattaaaacaaaacctagtatatttattatgaagaGAAAATCAAATATCAAGTACGATCCTAGTAAGGCAAAAGCACGGGTTGCAATGGAAGATTTTCCAGAACAGATAGATAATACAGAAAATATAGAGCTAAAACTGTCACATGAAACAGCCAAGATAATGGAACCAATGTTGGAGGACATTCAAGAATCAGAAGAATTTGAAGGGCCAGAAGAAACTGGCGAACACGAGCGTTCAGACGTTGAGACTGATCAAATTAACGGGATTactgaagaagaaataaaaaagatcgaTAATTTTGCAAACGTTGACATGACGTTGTCTGTGGAAAATACTACTGAAATTAGTGACATAGATGAACCATTGTCAAGTCTAAAaactgaagaagaagaagaatttgATTATCAGGAAAATTCCAAAGATGttactgattttaataatgtcaAATCTGACGAAACATTTGGTGAAACTAAAATTGAGAAGGGCAAAATGATTAAAGAAAGATCGAAAAATAGCTTGAATCCGCATCAAGAAAATCATGGCATCAAAGGGAtggttaaaaaaattatacaggAGAAGATGCTGGAAGTTAGACAAAAACGAGAAGTCAATGAACGAGAAATTATGGagcgtataataaaatcaatgatGGAAATGAGAACTGGAACAATCGATGAACCGGGAGTAATGAAAAAGGGATTAGAGGAAACGTCAGTTTATACAGATAAATCAAAAGAGCCTACAAAGGATGAGAGTAAGCAGAAAGTTATCAGGACCAAGAACGTTACATGGAAAGTGGATAAAATCAAAGTAAGGAAGCCTGTTGTTTTGGAACAAACTGCAAAGGATAAATATACGACTATGGAACAAAAAGAGGACGTTATGGACAGGACGATGAAAAAGAATGCAAAGATAGAATCAATACGTGATAGAATCAACACGGATTCATCGACAAAGCCGATAAATGTTAGGGAAAgcataagaaatataataaatcaatttaaagaatttgaaaatgattttatacGCGATGATACTGATTCAACACCAGTTGATGACATGAGCGATGCAAATCGTATCCAAAAGGAGTCGCGAGAGAAAACAGACAACGCTATGACGGATCATTTTGCGGAAGCTGAGGATCAACTGGTAATAAAAGATGCTAAGAAAAGCCTTAAAGAAATACTAGATCAATTTAGACAAATTAAGCATGAATTAACTTCAGGAGAGGATGATCAATTCGATGAAATCGCAGCTCATTACTTGGAATGGCCAATCGCTGAGACTTTGCTGAAATTTAGCGAAGCTTTAAAATCTTTAATGCAACGGAGAAAAAAGACCCCATTGCATGAACGTGAAAACAATTTCTACGACGACGAGTCTCGTACGACGGTGTCGGAAAATCAAGAAAAACTGATGACGGAAGAAACTACGCAAACAGCAACGGAATACGCGAAGACGGCGCAGACCGTTGAAAATGACCACAAGAATGAGAAATCGAAAATGACAGGAATAAAGCCAAAAGATACACAAGAGAGCGATATTGCAAATGGACCCATGCATGATTCTAATGTAGTTTCTAACGCAAATAAATACGTCGATACGCTAACAAGTACTGAAGACGTTTCATTAAACGCTCAAAGATACAATCacgatattttgaataatgtaaataagGCTGACACTATGAAGAAAGAAAGTTCACAGAAAAATGGCGAGAATAGTCAGACCGATTAA
- the LOC105286193 gene encoding probable Dol-P-Man:Man(7)GlcNAc(2)-PP-Dol alpha-1,6-mannosyltransferase isoform X1, with the protein MDQLIILISAVHLLYCPFTKVEESFNLQAMHDLLYHGSNLTEYDHHEFPGVVSRSFLGPIIVSGIASPIVAGINYLKLNKFLAQYVVRATLGLLVIITLKLYRHALQNIFGLQFTKWFVAITVTQYHFMYYLSRPLPNIMAMPLVLLALFGWLRQNHVIFIWSSAAAIIIFRTELAILLGLFLLYDIANQKLSMLRLFRIAVPAGMLFLALTVATDSIFWRRLVWPEGEVFYFNAILNKSSEWGTSPFLWYFYSALPRGLALSYFLIPLGIFLDARVRVLTVPAITFVILFSFLPHKELRFIIYVFPLLNVSAAAACHRIWENRAKTTWNGFLALVVLGHLVLNTVFSLFLLCVAGSNYPGGLAIARLHRLERDSIEPVHVHIDVLTAQTGVSRFTQTNSSWIYSKQENLTIDDPKMLQFTHLLMEARSKYSPNIKPYLKTYDIIDSVDGFSHIALNYNMLPPIKIKTKPSIFIMKRKSNIKYDPSKAKARVAMEDFPEQIDNTENIELKLSHETAKIMEPMLEDIQESEEFEGPEETGEHERSDVETDQINGITEEEIKKIDNFANVDMTLSVENTTEISDIDEPLSSLKTEEEEEFDYQENSKDVTDFNNVKSDETFGETKIEKGKMIKERSKNSLNPHQENHGIKGMVKKIIQEKMLEVRQKREVNEREIMERIIKSMMEMRTGTIDEPGVMKKGLEETSVYTDKSKEPTKDESKQKVIRTKNVTWKVDKIKVRKPVVLEQTAKDKYTTMEQKEDVMDRTMKKNAKIESIRDRINTDSSTKPINVRESIRNIINQFKEFENDFIRDDTDSTPVDDMSDANRIQKESREKTDNAMTDHFAEAEDQLVIKDAKKSLKEILDQFRQIKHELTSGEDDQFDEIAAHYLEWPIAETLLKFSEALKSLMQRRKKTPLHERENNFYDDESRTTVSENQEKLMTEETTQTATEYAKTAQTVENDHKNEKSKMTGIKPKDTQESDIANGPMHDSNVVSNANKYVDTLTSTEDVSLNAQRYNHDILNNVNKADTMKKESSQKNGENSQTD; encoded by the exons ATGGATCAGCTGATTATCCTGATATCGGCGGTGCATTTGTTGTATTGCCCGTTCACGAAAGTCGAGGAGAGCTTCAACTTGCAGGCGATGCACGATCTCCTCTACCACGGTTCTAATCTGACGGAG TACGATCATCATGAATTTCCTGGTGTTGTATCACGTTCTTTTTTGGGGCCTATTATAGTATCCGGTATTGCCTCGCCGATAGTGGCAGGTATCAATTATCTAAAgctcaataaatttttagctCAGTACGTGG TGAGAGCAACATTGGGTTTACTGGTAATAATTACGCTCAAGCTGTACAGGCAcgctttacaaaatatttttgggCTACAATTTACAAAATGGTTTGTCGCCATAACCGTGACACAGTACCACTTTATGTACTATCTCAGTCGTCCATTGCCAAACATAATGGCTATGCCTCTAG TGTTACTGGCCTTATTTGGATGGTTGAGACAAAATCATGTGATATTTATCTGGTCATCAGCTGCagcgataataatattcagaACAGAACTCGCCATACTCTTGGGACTATTTCTTTTATACGACATAGCCAATCAGAAACTTTCTATGCTaag acTATTTAGAATTGCGGTTCCAGCTGGTATGTTGTTCTTAGCACTTACTGTTGCTACAGATTCAATATTCTGGAGACGCTTAGTGTGGCCAGAAGGCGAAGTGTTTTATTTCAACGCTATTCTTAATAAGAGCAGTGAATGGGGT ACATCGCCATTTTTATGGTACTTTTATTCGGCATTACCGAGAGGTCTAGCACTTTCATACTTTTTAATTCCTCTCGGCATATTCTTGGATGCTCGAGTTCGTGTGCTCACTGTTCCTGCTATCACATTCgtcatattattttcatttttaccaCATAAAGAATTGAGGTttatcatatatgtatttccGCTATTAAATGTGAGTGCAGCCGCTGCCTGCCACAGGAT ATGGGAAAACAGAGCAAAAACAACGTGGAATGGTTTTTTAGCGCTAGTGGTCTTGGGTCATCTCGTATTAAATACTGTATTCTCCTTGTTTTTACTATGCGTGGCTGGTTCTAATTATCCTGGAGGTCTGGCAATTGCTCGACTACATCGACTTGAGAGAGACTCGATCGAACCAGTACACGTGCATATTGACGTGCTGACTGCGCAAACAGGAGTGTCAAGATTCACGCAAACCAACAGTTCTTGGAT TTATTCGAAACAAGAGAACCTGACTATTGATGATCCTAAGATGCTGCAGTTTACTCATCTTCTGATGGAGGCAAGAAGCAAATATTCTCCAAATATAAAACCTTATCTCAAAACCTATGATATTATCGATTCTGTCGATGGGTTCTCGCATATAgcattaaattataacatgTTACCtcctattaaaattaaaacaaaacctagtatatttattatgaagaGAAAATCAAATATCAAGTACGATCCTAGTAAGGCAAAAGCACGGGTTGCAATGGAAGATTTTCCAGAACAGATAGATAATACAGAAAATATAGAGCTAAAACTGTCACATGAAACAGCCAAGATAATGGAACCAATGTTGGAGGACATTCAAGAATCAGAAGAATTTGAAGGGCCAGAAGAAACTGGCGAACACGAGCGTTCAGACGTTGAGACTGATCAAATTAACGGGATTactgaagaagaaataaaaaagatcgaTAATTTTGCAAACGTTGACATGACGTTGTCTGTGGAAAATACTACTGAAATTAGTGACATAGATGAACCATTGTCAAGTCTAAAaactgaagaagaagaagaatttgATTATCAGGAAAATTCCAAAGATGttactgattttaataatgtcaAATCTGACGAAACATTTGGTGAAACTAAAATTGAGAAGGGCAAAATGATTAAAGAAAGATCGAAAAATAGCTTGAATCCGCATCAAGAAAATCATGGCATCAAAGGGAtggttaaaaaaattatacaggAGAAGATGCTGGAAGTTAGACAAAAACGAGAAGTCAATGAACGAGAAATTATGGagcgtataataaaatcaatgatGGAAATGAGAACTGGAACAATCGATGAACCGGGAGTAATGAAAAAGGGATTAGAGGAAACGTCAGTTTATACAGATAAATCAAAAGAGCCTACAAAGGATGAGAGTAAGCAGAAAGTTATCAGGACCAAGAACGTTACATGGAAAGTGGATAAAATCAAAGTAAGGAAGCCTGTTGTTTTGGAACAAACTGCAAAGGATAAATATACGACTATGGAACAAAAAGAGGACGTTATGGACAGGACGATGAAAAAGAATGCAAAGATAGAATCAATACGTGATAGAATCAACACGGATTCATCGACAAAGCCGATAAATGTTAGGGAAAgcataagaaatataataaatcaatttaaagaatttgaaaatgattttatacGCGATGATACTGATTCAACACCAGTTGATGACATGAGCGATGCAAATCGTATCCAAAAGGAGTCGCGAGAGAAAACAGACAACGCTATGACGGATCATTTTGCGGAAGCTGAGGATCAACTGGTAATAAAAGATGCTAAGAAAAGCCTTAAAGAAATACTAGATCAATTTAGACAAATTAAGCATGAATTAACTTCAGGAGAGGATGATCAATTCGATGAAATCGCAGCTCATTACTTGGAATGGCCAATCGCTGAGACTTTGCTGAAATTTAGCGAAGCTTTAAAATCTTTAATGCAACGGAGAAAAAAGACCCCATTGCATGAACGTGAAAACAATTTCTACGACGACGAGTCTCGTACGACGGTGTCGGAAAATCAAGAAAAACTGATGACGGAAGAAACTACGCAAACAGCAACGGAATACGCGAAGACGGCGCAGACCGTTGAAAATGACCACAAGAATGAGAAATCGAAAATGACAGGAATAAAGCCAAAAGATACACAAGAGAGCGATATTGCAAATGGACCCATGCATGATTCTAATGTAGTTTCTAACGCAAATAAATACGTCGATACGCTAACAAGTACTGAAGACGTTTCATTAAACGCTCAAAGATACAATCacgatattttgaataatgtaaataagGCTGACACTATGAAGAAAGAAAGTTCACAGAAAAATGGCGAGAATAGTCAGACCGATTAA
- the LOC113562716 gene encoding DNA polymerase alpha catalytic subunit-like: MDDVYKEFDEYANKMRIKEFACREVNKYYSFEKEGTPKNCDYLEVRYNARYPAVSADYSGPAIERVFGATVNALELLLIERKIKGPCWLDIKNVSPTAGRVAWCPQIVVTSAMENISSCSEEKPKPPMVIATLNVRMSLNAKLQNEVIMVAALIHQKYNIDKESPKPPYERQFCFVTRPRDTPWPRQARDAFLRIPNTEVIRCETESELLEEVLILMQKADPDLIIGYDCAFQFDVLMQRIFTLKVSNWNRMGRLKSTTVPLLRGKIILNQAFVGRPICDIQVSAKELNLKVRSYDLQSLCTAVLKTKEHECKDITPAETPSFYNTADKLLNLMHVTLREARYIVTIVMDLNVLPLALQITCLAGNILSRTLLGGRAERNEYLLLHAFHLKDYITPDKKLERKLRDDDGSRRKAAAYAGGLVLDPKKGFYDKLVLLMDFNSLYPSIIQEYNLCFTTVPGAAYADVEVLFVFLLRRKYSSKYIRGVI; the protein is encoded by the exons ATGGATGATGTGTATAAGGAGTTTGATGAATACGCCAATAAGATGCGTATAAAGGAATTCGCCTGCCGAGAAGTGAACAAGTACTATTCCTTCGAGAAAGAGGGCACGCCGAAGAATTGCGATTATTTGGAGGTCAGATATAACGCGCGCTATCCAGCAGTCAGTGCCGATTATTCGGGTCCAGCGATCGAACGTGTCTTTGGGGCAACGGTGAATGCATTGGAGCTGTTACTCATAGAACGAAAAATTAAAGGGCCTTGCTGGTTAGATATCAAGAATGTGTCGCCCACCGCAGGACGGGTCGCTTGGTGTCCACAAATA GTGGTCACTTCCGCAATGGAAAATATATCGTCATGCTCCGAGGAGAAGCCCAAACCTCCAATGGTGATAGCTACTCTAAACGTGAGAATGTCGTTGAACGCGAAGCTGCAGAATGAAGTGATAATGGTTGCTGCGTTGATTCACCAGAAGTATAATATCGATAAGGAGTCGCCAAAGCCGCCTTATGAACGCCAGTTTTGTT TTGTTACGCGCCCGCGAGATACTCCGTGGCCACGTCAAGCGCGAGATGCCTTCTTGAGGATCCCGAACACCGAAGTAATAAGATGCGAAACCGAGAGCGAGTTACTCGAGGAGGTGCTGATTCTCATGCAGAAAGCAGATCCGGATCTGATAATAGGCTACGACTGCGCATTTCAATTTGATGTTCTGATGCAGAGAATATTTACGCTAAAAGTATCGAATTGGAACAGAATGGGAAGATTGAAGTCGACGACTGTTCCTCTACTCCGG GGGAAAATCATCCTCAATCAAGCGTTCGTCGGCCGTCCAATTTGTGACATACAGGTTTCGGCGAAGGAATTGAACTTGAAAGTCAGAAGTTACGATCTACAATCACTTTGCACCGCA GTATTAAAAACGAAAGAACACGAATGTAAAGACATCACGCCGGCGGAGACTCCGTCGTTTTACAACACGGCGGACAAACTGCTGAACTTAATGCACGTAACGTTGAGAGAGGCACGATACATTGTAACGATCGTGATGGACCTCAATGTCTTGCCGCTTGCGCTTCAAATCACTTGTTTAGCCG GTAATATCTTGTCGAGGACACTGTTAGGCGGAAGGGCGGAGAGAAATGAGTATCTCTTGCTGCACGCTTTTCACCTGAAGGATTACATAACGCCGGATAAGAAACTGGAGAGGAAACTGCGGGACGATG ATGGCTCGCGCAGAAAGGCCGCGGCATACGCTGGAGGTCTGGTACTCGATCCGAAGAAAGGTTTCTATGACAAACTGGTGTTGTTGATGGATTTCAATTCCTTGTATCCCAGCATCATACAGGAGTACAACTTGTGCTTCACCACTGTGCCCGGTGCAGCCTACGCTGACGTTGAGGTActctttgtttttcttttacgtcGAAAGTATTCAAGCaaatatattaggggtgtgatttag
- the LOC105286192 gene encoding DNA polymerase alpha catalytic subunit, with product MHVTLREARYIVTIVMDLNVLPLALQITCLAGNILSRTLLGGRAERNEYLLLHAFHLKDYITPDKKLERKLRDDDGSRRKAAAYAGGLVLDPKKGFYDKLVLLMDFNSLYPSIIQEYNLCFTTVPGAAYADVEQLSIPESNLEAGVIPTEILKLVKSRQQIKQLMKAPNLSPEVKMDYNIRQMALKLTANSMYGCLGATHCRFYAKGLAALITAKGREILENTKHLVEKLQYEVIYGDTDSLMINTNILEHDEVFSIGRKIMREVNNRYKKVELDIDGVFRYLLLLQKKKYAAVTMTKLPSGQIQLAQEHKGLDIVRRDWCPLACDTGKKILDILLCDQSGETRLEQIVQILQNVAQNVREGSVPLSSFVITKQLSKNPDAYPDKKQLSHVMVALRLNKAGGRMWKAGDTLPYVICEDGTGASATERAYHIDEVKNDEKLKIDVNYYLLSQIFPVVLRICEPIEGVDDVFLANNLGLQFVYKPKALPCEATLNLPLAINDDRFTNCAPLAFKCRNERCSTEIVIRDIVTEFYSGRQLSLSMCPNQDCKLPPWKYANMIQNAVQLAIRKAISKYYSGWLECENPLCSNRTRRLLLDFAKKFPDCPACKDVSMSKVYSGTDLYNQLYYYHRMFDINQPAYKHLLAQCPRDMIAAYNTLKEAIDRQLKRNKFSCVNITGIFGNINASANSASTIGGAGSRDFEELDCLSDDTDKEI from the exons ATGCACGTAACGTTGAGAGAGGCACGATACATTGTAACGATCGTGATGGACCTCAATGTCTTGCCGCTTGCGCTTCAAATCACTTGTTTAGCCG GTAATATCTTGTCGAGGACACTGTTAGGCGGAAGGGCGGAGAGAAATGAGTATCTCTTGCTGCACGCTTTTCACCTGAAGGATTACATAACGCCGGATAAGAAACTGGAGAGGAAACTGCGGGACGATG ATGGCTCGCGCAGAAAGGCCGCGGCATACGCTGGAGGTCTGGTACTCGATCCGAAGAAAGGTTTCTATGACAAACTGGTGTTGTTGATGGATTTCAATTCCTTGTATCCCAGCATCATACAGGAGTACAACTTGTGCTTCACCACTGTGCCCGGTGCAGCCTACGCTGACGTTGAG CAATTGAGCATTCCCGAGTCGAATTTGGAAGCTGGCGTGATCCCGACTGAAATTCTCAAATTAGTCAAGAGCAGACAACAGATCAAGCAACTTATGAAAGCGCCGAATCTATCTCCAGAGGTGAAAATGGATTACAATATTCGGCAAATGGCGTTGAAGCTCACGGCCAATTCCATGTATGGCTGTTTGGGTGCGACGCATTGCCGGTTTTACGCTAAGGGTCTAGCTGCTTTGATAACGG CAAAGGGTCGAGAAATTCTGGAAAATACGAAACACCTGGTCGAAAAATTGCAGTACGAAGTAATTTACGGCGATACGGATTCCTTGATGATAAACACCAACATTTTGGAACACGATGAAGTTTTCTCGATCGGTAGAaag ATCATGCGGGAAGTCAATAATCGGTACAAAAAAGTGGAATTGGATATCGACGGGGTATTCCGGTATTTATTGCTgttgcaaaaaaagaaatatgccgCCGTTACAATGACCAAGTTGCCAAGTGGTCAAATACAGTTGGCGCAGGAACACAAAGGTCTGGATATCGTGAGAAGGGATTGGTGTCCATTGGCTTGCGACACGGGAAA aaaaatattagatatactTCTCTGCGATCAATCAGGCGAAACGCGTCTGGAACAAATCGTGCAGATCTTGCAGAACGTTGCGCAGAATGTGAGGGAGGGATCGGTGCCGCTGTCATCATTCGTCATCACTAAACAACTGTCGAAGAATCCAGACGCATATCCAGATAAAAAGCAACTGTCTCACGTGATGGTGGCATTAAGACTAAATAAAGCAGGTGGTCGGATGTGGAAAGCCGGTGACACGCTGCCATACGTTATATGCGAG GATGGAACGGGTGCGAGCGCGACGGAACGAGCGTACCATATCGACGAAGTGAAGAACGATGAGAAGTTGAAGATAGACGTTAACTACTATTTGCTGAGTCAGATATTCCCCGTGGTATTACGCATTTGCGAGCCGATCGAAGGCGTCGATGACGTCTTTCTGGCAAACAATTTAG GTTTACAGTTTGTCTACAAGCCCAAGGCGCTGCCTTGCGAGGCGACCTTAAATCTGCCGCTGGCCATCAATGACGATAGATTCACTAACTGCGCTCCTTTGGCGTTCAAATGTAGGAACGAACGGTGCAGCACCGAAATAGTGATTAGGGATATTGTAACGGAGTTC TATTCCGGTCGACAATTGTCGCTCAGCATGTGTCCCAATCAGGACTGTAAATTGCCACCTTGGAAATACGCAAACATGATACAGAATGCAGTTCAGCTTGCCATAAGAAAAGCGATCAGCAAATATTACAGTGGCTGGCTGGAATGTGAGAATCCATTGTGCTCCAACAGGACCAGAAGGCTGCTGTTGGATTTCGCGAAAAAGTTTCCAGACTGTCCGGCGTGCAAAGACGTTTCCATGAGCAAAGTT TATTCCGGAACGGATCTCTACAATCAACTGTATTATTATCACAGAATGTTTGATATTAATCAGCCAGCTTACAAAC ATCTGCTGGCTCAGTGTCCGCGGGACATGATAGCTGCGTACAATACACTGAAAGAGGCCATCGACAGGCAATTGAAACGTAACAAGTTCTCGTGTGTAAATATCACGGGAATATTCGGGAATATTAACGCCAGTGCTAATTCCGCAAGTACGATCGGCGGTGCCGGCTCGCGGGATTTCGAGGAATTAGACTGTCTATCCGACGACACGGATAAAGAAATTTGA